The following is a genomic window from Falco peregrinus isolate bFalPer1 chromosome Z, bFalPer1.pri, whole genome shotgun sequence.
TGTTGGAATTTCACGAAGTTctctagaaagagaaaaatatggaaataatcATGAAcctgagaacatttttttttgcagtctgtACCCAAACTTGGTAACTGCATTTCTACAAAGTTCTAGAAGGTAAGCACTTAAGCTAAATTCTCCTTcctactttttaaaagcacatacTTAACTGAAACTAGTTCTCTGTACTGACAATTCAGGAAACCTGCTGAGTAAATTGCTTCTTACTGTTCTTTCTCAACACAGTGTAAGCAGACTGGTTCCTGCCCCTTCATTTCCCTGGGCTGATTTATTTTGGTCAAGAAGGAATTGCCCCAGATGAAGTTGCAGGATATGGGTCAGGACACAAGCCCCTAGGTACTCTCAGCCTCCAGTCTGTTACAACATACCAGTGAATAGCTAGCCCTGGCTTCTTGAATGCTTCATGTTTGCCCACTCATCACGTGAACTCTCTATCTGTAAGCAAGTGTTAGGCAAAATTGACAAGCAGGCACGCAAGGTATCATCATGACAGCACAAACTGCTACAGAAAAGTTTCTTCAGATCCTCATTTTGGTAGTCCTGTTCCTCTCACAACCTCTTCCTTGTTGTTGATCATTTCTGTAGATTGACATCTTTCCTGAGAGAATTAAGTTGATATAGTAATAATACAACAGAATGACTGATATACtaataaaaggcagaaaataccCACAAGCAACTAACTCTAAGCTGTGTTTCAGTGGCAACCAGTAACTGACACAGGTgcacacaaaagcaaaggagTATAAACAGATTAGCTAATCAACTGTCAACTCTGTTAAAGGTTTTCCAAAGGACTATCCCTTCCTTGTTACATAATTGAAAACCTAATATTGACACTGATACTGGTCACTGGCAGCACTGGAATCTCCAGCTGTACCTCACAGTAATGAGTACCAGTAGTATAATGCCATTAAGGGAAGACCAATGGACATACTGATCAGCAAGTTCTATGAGTACAGACTGAGATCACAGAGAGATTATCTTGGATACCTTTGGTTCCAGTCTGGATTCTCAAAGGTACATGCTCTAGCAGTCAGGTTATTTTATCTCAGCTCCTTATTCTTCATACCAGTAAGTTTTTCAGAACAGTACTTGCATTTCTAAACCTAAAATAAACCTAGTTTAAAATAACATACCCTCTGCATGAACAGCAAACCAAAGCCATTTAGAGATTACTTACATTAAGGAAGCAGGTGATATCTGGTAACATCGGCTAAGACACAGATGTTGTAGAAAGATGAGTTGATGAAAATACCAGAAGCACTCAGGCTTTAACATCACACTGTCACTGTACATGAGAGCATATATAATGGCGGTTTAAGTATAAAGCAGCAGTAAATTCGGTGTTTCCAAAATTCAggctaaaaaaattaatgagtttcaatttctttttctaccactgaagtgtttttttgCTCAGTATGGAGGTAACCCCTTtctagtgtgtgtgtgtgttgtgtgggagggtgtcctggtttcagctggaatagagttaattttcttcttagcagtcagtgcagtgctgtggtttggatttggtgtgagaatgaTGTTGACAGGACACTGATAGTTTTAGTTCTTGCTTGGTAATTTTTACGTtaagtcaaggccttttcagtttctcacgccctgccagcgaggaggctggaggggcacaagaattgggaggagacacagccaggacaggtgacccaactagctaaagggatattccaaaccatatgacatcatgctgagtgtataaaagctgggggaagaagaaggaatgggGGGACACtcagcattatggtgtttgtcttccaaagtaaccgttacacgtgacggagccctgctctcctggagatggctgaacacctgcctgcccatgggaagtgatgaatgaattccttgctttgcttgtgtgcatggcttttgctttccctattaaacttcttttttttcctcagctcaggagttttctcacttttacccttccgaTTTCCTCCAAAACCCCACTGTGGGGGAGGTGAGCATGCAGCTGTGTTGTGCTTGGTTGCAACCACAACAGAGAGATTTTGATTTTCACTGAAGGGCAAGTGAAGCAGAAGCTTCTCTGCAGGCAGATATTCTGCAGCAGATCTTGTCTCGTGCCATGAAAAGACAATTACTTTACACATtaagatttcaaaatattttaatttgactAGGTTAAAACctaaatacactttttttttttcctcagttctaCGGCcaagtaaaaaatacatatcaGATGAACTAAACCTTCTCTAGGATGCTAGGCTTATAAACTGTATGCATCTGAATGCTTCCTTCTACTCTACCTATCAAGTACTATCACTTGTGAATTAACAAATCCTGTATGTATGCAACATTTATGCCAAAGTAACAAGAAATCTTCAAGTTAGTTACCTGCTTCAGATTAGGTCATGCCAGATAGCAAATCTCTTGTAGGTTTAGCACAGAACATATTTTCTGGTTGTTCAATCCTACACAATCATGCATTATTACTATATAGTTACTGCACTGTAGTAGAAGTGGCAGTCCTCTGAACCAGAGCATTTAAGGACCAGGTGCACAGGTCTCCTTACCTTAGATCTAAATGGGTGAGAGAAGGACACCTTTCCACCAGTGTTTTAACGTCTGAAAAGAGGTCACAAAGAGTCAGTCCATCTTCCAGTaagaaaaacatgctttatACAGCCTACTCACTTCCATACATGttcatttctgttaaaaagaaaacttaaggCTTAAGAGCATATAGTCTGCCTATCAAGATACTTCAGGATACAGGGACTTCTTTTAATCCTCAGTAAAACAGATCTATTTAGTCCAAAGTAGTGTCCCTAAAAGTCAGTTGCACCAGCATCTTACTAAGTAAGTGATACTGCTGTAGAAATCTACCGAGACACAGCAATGGTGAGATGCCTGAAACTCTTACTAgtcaaaaaacaccaaaaatttTCCACACATCAAATACCCTTTCAGACCATCAAGTTCTTCAGGCATCTCAATTTCTACCCACAGAAAGTTCTCTTCCCCTTTACAGTTATGGTTTTCCTAATTTAAACTGTAAATTCATGATACTATCTTTTCATTGTCTGTAAACAGCATAGGATCACCTGTGGCTCAGATATCACTGAGGCCACTGTTACTAGCAGGTTGTTAATCAACATACAAGAGGATTTTGGTATTTCAGAATTCACGTATAAAACCTAAAGAAAACAATACCTAAATTATGATGATTAGTGAGCTACTGAAATCTTATGCATTAAAAATTGCATTGAAACAGAGTAAAATTACTCATAGAAAGTGTTCTGCAACAGAAGAGCTCTACACATTGTCTCTAATGGTCACATCAACAGAAGGTTCAAATTCTTGATTTTGATGAGATTGTGTAGCATGTTTGTTTATGGGTTTTGGGCTGAGGTAAAAAGAAGACTGGTGCATTTCCCCACAAAGGAATGCATGCCAAGGTCTGTGTGACgtttaaagagaagaaaagagaggttACCACTGGTATGTTGCCTATCTCCTTGTCAGCCAATGCCCTGGCATCACATTTGCTCATTGAGAAAATTCACTTCTCTGTACCACCAAAGCCATTTCATCCTTTATCTATATCCTTGCCCATTTTGTTGTGCCCTCTCCCCAAATCTAATTTATCTGCATTTTCTATTACCCTGCAACTTTACCTAACTTTTCCTCCTAGAACTCTTAGCAAGTAAATGGTTAATATTGATTACTGAGATGATTTGCCTTTCAAATTAAATGGTATCTGTATGACAGCATGTCAGGCTGAAACTCAAGTAGTTACTATGACTGATGTCTTTTGGAAGATGCTTCAGCCCCCACAACAGCAGAAGCCTTAAGAAAGCTCCAAAAACTATCTGGAAGGCCAATGCACAGTTTACAGTGGAACATGGGATCCAGCGTATCCAGCTTTCAGGACTTACTTCAGAAGTAAGGGCTGTACCTTTCAACTGAAGATGACATGAGCTTTCACCTCACTATTATTTAAATTCAGAAGGCAAATCATCTCACTTCTCATGGCTGAGCCAGAGACGGAAGTAAGATTCTCTGACAGCAAGAACATCAAGCTATATAGAGCACAGAATCAGTGTTGGTGCATGATTTTTCTATATGCACAGTGGATGCCaaccagaaaaatatataaagccTGCTGCTTTATCTTATAGTGAGATAAAAGGTTTGCCATGCTGTCATTTACCTTGTATTTGTAGATTCTGTCTGTATCCACTTAAATTTAATTGCATTACTTTTGAAGTGATGTGATTGACTGCTGCTTTGACATGGGTGGCTGTGAAGTCACACCAGGACAAGTTCAGCTCCTCCAGCCTACACACAAATGAACAAAGAGTTGTTTGGGAGAATCACCAAAACAGTGAGTTCTGATATTATCTATTAGAGTTGATACTTTTAATGCAAAAACTTGTAACACACCTGCTACCAACTTCCTGTATTCATGACTACAAAATCTGGTGTGACAATAATTAAGCACTAGAGCCGGTTGCCCAGTGAAGCTATGGAATCTGtgtttggaggttttcaagatccAACCACACAAAGTTATCATCAACCTTGCCAGCGCAAGACCAAGCTCTGGGCAAGGGGTTAGTGACTTCCCAAGGCCACTTCCATTAGGAAGTGATATGATTCTCTCCCGGGGACTGCCACGAGGAGACACTGTCTTTTCATATTGCTTTTGGGTTTGTGACCTAAATCTGTTACTACTGAACAGATGTTCACattgagagggaaaaaaggctATCCATTACTAGCAGTGGTCAGATGACCAATTAATCCTAATTGGCATAAAATACTTCATAGTTTTATGTAAGCATTGGTGATGCTGTAACCTTAAATCTCTTTACATGCTTGATTACCTACAGCCAATCACCATTCAGGGCTGGAACAAAGTCTTTTGTGTGCAGGTGTTGTAGATTTAACCAGAGGACCGAGACAGTGAACAGCCCAACTAGAGCATTTAGCTGGCAATCTctgtataaattaaaaacagttaAATCACCACTAGCATTCTTAGGATCAGTTTTGCCATCTGCTATTCGCTGTGCACTGTACAGACTGCCATTCTCTAAATAGCTCATGATCCAAGGAATCTGACCAAGCAATAGAAAGCATTACCTACCcatgagaggcagaaaaagattAAGGCTTTGTCTGTCCACTAATATGCCATTTGActaaaaacatgcttttccagAAGCAAAGATTAAGTAGATTGTCCAGCATCTTACAGGAAGTCAGCAGAAAGATCACGACATAAACTCCAGACTGACTAGGGCTCAGTTCAATGACTTCCTGGTGGCAGATGGTTTAATCATTGGAGCTGTCAATCTGAACACAGTGCTTCATAAAGTAGGTTACTGAAGGATTATTCTGTCTTGGATGGAAAGGCACAGTGTTTTTGCCATTCATGCTGTACTCTGTTTGCAAAGGGAGCCCTGGGACtccacttttctgtttcaaaacacaCACTCTACTATGTAAGGGTCACATACTGCTTTCATTAAGAAAATCAAATTTACATGATATCAAAGGAACATAAATGGGGTTAACCCAGCAAGACTTGCTTTAAGGATGATTAAAgaaactcatttaaaaatactgaagttcaTCTTTgctattaaagaagaaaataacttgaTGGGAAGAAACTATCTGACTATTCAGCTAATAATCAGCTGTTTGGCATTCAGGAACAGGCTCATAAAAAACATAGAGACAAGTACAATTGGGATgcctatggaaaaaaatacaaaggatCCTTTTTCTCAGGAATAGCAGTAAGCAGCAATAGTAAAAACTATTTTTGTCTTACGTAGAACAGCTGTTCAACATCAGCTTCAAGGCTTCTGCAGAAAACCCCGAGCACCCACAGAGATTTAGTCGCATCAAATCAGGATTCTTAGCAATGTTCCtgtagggaagaaaaaagaaaagtctaataaaatttaaatgttgGAACATTGTTTGCATTGCTAGGatgtgtgattatttttaagagttAAGATCCCAGGCACAGAATTATTGGTTAAACATGCAGCACCTTATTTTTAGTAAACTGACCAACCTAAGAGTCACTAAGGCTCTCAACTCTGCACTTGCTGTATCACCGTGAAGTGTCAAAGGGGATACTTGCTTATTTACCTGACATTCCTGATAAGTCTGCATATTTATAAACTGCTaagtttaaaaggaaacaatgtATTTTCACCTTGTCTTTGTCATATACCATTAAATACACACCATGGTTTTATTAAAGATCACTATACCTCTAAAAGACAAAGCAATCACCACATTCTGAAGTCACCTCTGCAAGATGGAGGTTATTcctgaaaaacacacacatccAAATAGCATCCCCCTGAATGCATTTGTTTGCCAGACTAAAACAGGCTTGCAGTTAGCGAAACTTACATTTGTATCTACATTCGTACACAAGGCAGTAACATTTCATCACTGGTGCCTAGTTAGTACCCCATTTTCAGACACTTTAGTCTGGTATCAAAAGCCAGACTAATGGGtttgtttgtgctttgtttCCCCGCCCTGGAGTAAGGAAGGCATCAGAAAGCTCCAAAGTAGAAAGCAGGACACCCAGAGTCTCTGCCACCTGACCTATGGTCCCTGGCACTTCCACAATCACCTGTGATTGAACAGGACATTGACTGCACACCCATTAAGTGTCTTCCCAGTTTAATCGACCAACAGTTATCTGCTTGACAGAATCTGTGATTTTCCAGACAAAGTGGAGTTTAAGAAAGAAGTGAGAAATAGTGCAGAAGCACAACAACCTTCTGGCAGAAGAGTTACTTATACcccttaaaacagaaaaaaacctttatgCCAAACACAGAAGTTCTCTTAGGAGcacagaaataggaaaaaaggagCTCTGCTATGCAGCTTGGCTGCAGGAGCCAATCTCCCCCTACTCTGAGGAATGACAAAAAGCCACCAAGAAACACTCTTCCAGAGGAGTGTTTCCTCCTCGCCTCATCTGTTGGAGgacaagagaggaaagaggCAGCTCATTTAGCCTGCCAGGTAGGTCTGTTAGGTGCGCGAACTGGCCATTTCAAAAGACTCCCACAATGAAAAACCCTTAACTGCATTCTTTTGCTAGCCTGCACAAAATGATAGCACCAAATAGAAGGTATTTACTGAATATTCCAAACATGTCACTCACTTGATGATGTTGTCAGAAAGTACTAGTCCCTCCAAGCTGAGGTTCTGCAGCCTTTCACATAGACAAAGAATACTCTGGAGATCTGCCACAGACACTGTGCAGTTTGACAAATCCATATGTTGAATTCTGAGAGATCTacaaaaggagaaaggcaggttACTAAAACTGCAATAAAGCCTGTTCTACAAATTCCCCATACCATAAGTATACCCCATACACTAAAACAGTGCAAAGCTTGCAGATCATAATTATACCGTTGTATTCCGCTGTACACTGGACATACAACTAAGCTCACCCCACCTACTGCTAAGGTACCAACTAAAACTGCACAACTCTTATCTTCAACGCATTTAGAGGATTCATCATAATACCTGAAAGTCTACTGTGCTGGAGTTAAATCACTTTGATCTTCCCATATAAAAATGCTGGAGATGCTGACAATTCTTCATGCTACAAGATATAAATTGCAAGTGGATGATGGTGCTTGATACTTTCGAAAAATCACATTAGCTTGGTTTTAAGTAACTGACAGGTGAATACAGATCCTCTAATTTCAACATATGCCTAACCACTGATCAGCTCTTCTACACTCCAGAGACAGCACAAATGCTACTGCTGGCGGAGATCTTAAACccaaaaatacacagagaaactAGGAATATTTGATATGTGGTTTCAGGATCCACAACATGCAGAAAAAGTCTTACTTGCTTGTTTTAAACAATGGATTCCCAATATAGGATCTTGGGCAGCGGAATGCAGTAACACCTGCAGGCAGCAACTGTCCAATCACTCCTGGCAGCAGATTTCTACCAGTCAGATCAAGAGTATGCCAGAGAGATTCATCAAACCTAAGGCACAGAATTTTACTTGTTAGTGATTTAGAAAGGGTCAGAACTATGAGTACAACCACAGAAAGTTTTCAGTGTCACAAAAGACTGACAGGAGGGAAAGCCATTTTATAGAATTTACTAACGTTAAAATATGTGAGCCATCTTTTGATTATACATACGTATAACCCCCTTCCACATAAACCGAATTATGTGTGAATAAACAAGGTAAGAACCAGATCATTTAACAGTCTATGGAAGCAAATGTTTTCTTAGTACTAAGCGATGATAAGTAATACTTACGAAAGACGATGCCATCTCTTGCAAATCACGGAAACTTTTAGCAAGTCATTTAGAGGCAAACATGCAAAGATTGCCAAAAGCAATTCATCTGGAAGTACATCCCAAGAAACACCTTTAGTGAAAGAGAAACGTGTTTCAGTTAAAGCTGGTTCATTTTTCCTGTTGATCAGATGCCTTGTTTGGCTTGGTTTTAAAAGTACCTCTACAGTCTCCCTCTAGACTATACAGACATCAGCCCACTACTTATTCCCCTTTCAGCTCTTCATTGTAGGAAGACAGTACCATCTTTGCCTAGGTATGACTGGCAAAGGCAAAGCTTTTGATAACAACAATTTAGCGTACATAATAAAGTTATACAAAACCAATTTCACTGAAAAGATGACAATAATCTTTATTCACATACTCACTTTTGAAACTGGCATTTGCATTCTAAGGCTTGTAGGGTcctcactttctttttcttcccctgctgaAATGCTCATCCTTCCTGTGCATGTCAGCTCCCAGAAGAGAGCCCAAGGTGAGCTATGCTTTTGCACGGTATACAGAGAAAACCAGGTACTGCAAACTGCTCGTTAAAACACACATGCTAACTACCACCGCCCCCAGCGTTATCTGAAAGGATGTGGTGCATCTCAACTTCTCAGGGAGTTAACAGTATCAGTAGATACAAGGCTCCAGAAGGTGTTGCCATGTACACGGGAGATTTCTGGGTGGTGGAGCTCAAGAACAGCTGCCAGTGATCCAGCACTGTCTCATTTAAAAGCAGGGCTGTCTGAGGGTATTCCCACTTTTCATATGACAGCCTAGTGTCTGGAGCAAGCTATTTCTTTATTGTGCATTCTGTAGTCactgcaaactgaaaatacattttgatacCAGAGGAAGGAATACAGCATTCTATAACCCCTTCTTCAAGTGCCCCAGGTCTTCAGGCTACAGCCCTGCTCTTTCCCTCCCAGTCTTTTTCCAGCCCAGGAACCTTACACCCTTTACTGCACCTTCCCTGTAGCTCTCTGGCAGAGTTCCTTGCCTTGCTCACCACTCGGCCCCAGCAGAAGACAAGATGCTGGGCCCCTGGCATACCTCAGCCTGCACTGC
Proteins encoded in this region:
- the SKP2 gene encoding S-phase kinase-associated protein 2 isoform X2 → MDLSNCTVSVADLQSILCLCERLQNLSLEGLVLSDNIIKNIAKNPDLMRLNLCGCSGFSAEALKLMLNSCSTLEELNLSWCDFTATHVKAAVNHITSKVMQLNLSGYRQNLQIQDVKTLVERCPSLTHLDLSDSVMLKPECFWYFHQLIFLQHLCLSRCYQISPASLIELREIPTLKTLQVFGIVNDSSLQLLREMLPGIKINCSPFTSIARPTVSSKKNHEIWGVKCRLKILRNPCGI
- the SKP2 gene encoding S-phase kinase-associated protein 2 isoform X1, translating into MHRKHLQEIPSFTSNVSSSFTWDCDSGKTLKSLSGLGVSVLKKDKLGNENTPQDLLVSSSCPPPKRQKVKDFIIVRRLRLLQEAESGVSWDVLPDELLLAIFACLPLNDLLKVSVICKRWHRLSFDESLWHTLDLTGRNLLPGVIGQLLPAGVTAFRCPRSYIGNPLFKTSKSLRIQHMDLSNCTVSVADLQSILCLCERLQNLSLEGLVLSDNIIKNIAKNPDLMRLNLCGCSGFSAEALKLMLNSCSTLEELNLSWCDFTATHVKAAVNHITSKVMQLNLSGYRQNLQIQDVKTLVERCPSLTHLDLSDSVMLKPECFWYFHQLIFLQHLCLSRCYQISPASLIELREIPTLKTLQVFGIVNDSSLQLLREMLPGIKINCSPFTSIARPTVSSKKNHEIWGVKCRLKILRNPCGI